One Neisseria sicca genomic region harbors:
- the fabI gene encoding enoyl-ACP reductase FabI has translation MGFLQGKKILITGMISERSIAYGIAKACREQGADLAFTYVVDKLEERVRKMAAELGSELVFRCDVASDDEINQVFADLGKHWDGLDGLVHSIGFAPKEALSGDFLDSISREAFNTAHEISAYSLPALAKAARPMMRGRNSAIVALSYLGAVRAIPNYNVMGMAKASLEAGIRFTAACLGKEGIRCNGISAGPIKTLAASGIADFSKLLGHVASHNPLGRNVTIDEVGNTAAFLLSELSSGITGEITYVDGGYSINALNDEEA, from the coding sequence ATGGGTTTTCTGCAAGGTAAAAAAATCCTGATCACCGGCATGATTTCCGAGCGTTCCATCGCTTACGGCATTGCCAAAGCCTGCCGCGAACAAGGCGCGGATTTGGCGTTTACCTACGTTGTTGACAAACTGGAAGAGCGCGTCCGCAAAATGGCCGCCGAATTGGGTTCCGAACTCGTGTTCCGCTGCGATGTCGCCAGCGACGACGAAATCAACCAAGTTTTCGCCGATTTGGGCAAACATTGGGACGGCTTGGACGGCCTCGTCCACTCCATCGGCTTCGCACCGAAAGAAGCCTTGAGCGGCGACTTTCTCGACAGCATCAGCCGCGAAGCGTTTAACACCGCACACGAAATTTCCGCATACAGCCTGCCCGCATTGGCAAAAGCCGCCCGTCCGATGATGCGCGGCAGAAACTCCGCCATCGTCGCCCTGAGCTACTTGGGCGCGGTTCGTGCGATTCCGAACTACAACGTCATGGGCATGGCAAAAGCCAGCCTCGAAGCAGGCATCCGCTTTACCGCCGCCTGCTTGGGCAAAGAAGGCATCCGCTGCAACGGCATTTCCGCCGGCCCGATCAAAACCCTCGCTGCTTCCGGCATTGCCGATTTCAGCAAACTCTTGGGACACGTTGCTTCCCACAATCCGCTCGGCCGCAACGTAACCATCGATGAAGTCGGCAACACCGCCGCCTTCCTGCTCTCCGAACTCTCTTCAGGCATTACCGGCGAAATCACTTACGTTGACGGCGGTTACAGCATCAACGCCCTGAACGACGAAGAGGCGTAA
- the mscL gene encoding large conductance mechanosensitive channel protein MscL yields MSIASEFKQFIMRGNVIDLAVGMVVGTAFSGLVKSLVDDVIMPPIGLLIGGVDFSNLFITLKNGAQAPAEGYANLAAAQAAGAVTLNLGLFINSVISFLIIAAAIFSVIKALNSMKKAEAPVEEAPAEPSEEVLLLREIRDSLNKK; encoded by the coding sequence ATGTCTATTGCTTCAGAATTCAAACAGTTTATTATGCGCGGCAACGTTATCGACTTGGCAGTCGGTATGGTCGTCGGTACTGCGTTTAGCGGCCTCGTTAAATCTTTGGTTGACGACGTAATTATGCCCCCTATCGGTCTGTTGATCGGCGGCGTTGACTTCTCCAACCTGTTCATCACCCTGAAAAACGGTGCGCAAGCGCCCGCAGAAGGCTATGCCAACTTGGCGGCAGCCCAAGCAGCCGGTGCCGTCACCCTGAACCTCGGTCTGTTCATCAACTCCGTTATCAGCTTCCTGATCATCGCTGCTGCGATTTTCTCCGTTATCAAAGCATTAAACTCCATGAAAAAAGCCGAAGCGCCTGTTGAAGAAGCACCTGCAGAACCTAGCGAAGAAGTATTGCTGTTGCGCGAAATCCGCGACTCTCTGAACAAAAAATAA
- the katA gene encoding catalase KatA, which produces MTVSKCPVTYLTMNNGAPVADNQNSLTAGARGPLLAQDLWLNEKLADFVREVIPERRMHAKGSGAFGTFTVTHDITKYTRAKIFSEVGKQTEMFARFTTVAGERGAADAERDIRGFALKFYTEEGNWDMVGNNTPVFFLRDPRKFPDLNKAVKRDPRTNMRSATNNWDFWTLLPEALHQVTIVMSDRGIPASYRHMHGFGSHTYSFWNEAGERFWVKFHFRSQQGIKNLTNEEAAKIIADDRESHQRDLYEAIERGEFPKWTMYIQVMPEADAEKVPYHPFDLTKVWPKKDYPLIEVGEFELNRNPENFFADVEQSAFAPSNLVPGIGASPDKMLQARLFNYADAQRYRLGVNFRQIPVNRPRCPVHSNQRDGQGRADGNYGSLPHYEPNSFGQWQQQPDFAEPPLKISGDAAHWDYRQDDDDYFSQPRALFNLMNDAQKQALFDNTAAAMGDAPDFIKYRHIRNCHLCDPAYGEGVAKALGLTVEDAQAARATDPALGQPGLL; this is translated from the coding sequence ATGACTGTCTCTAAATGTCCCGTAACCTACCTGACCATGAACAACGGCGCCCCAGTTGCCGACAATCAAAACAGCCTGACCGCAGGCGCGCGCGGCCCGTTGCTGGCGCAGGATTTGTGGCTGAATGAAAAACTCGCCGACTTCGTACGCGAAGTCATCCCCGAACGCCGTATGCACGCCAAAGGTTCGGGCGCGTTCGGTACGTTTACCGTAACACACGACATCACAAAATACACCCGCGCCAAAATCTTCAGCGAAGTCGGCAAGCAAACCGAGATGTTCGCCCGTTTCACCACCGTGGCAGGCGAGCGTGGCGCAGCCGATGCGGAACGCGACATCCGCGGCTTTGCGTTGAAGTTCTATACCGAAGAAGGCAACTGGGACATGGTCGGCAACAACACGCCCGTGTTCTTCCTGCGCGACCCGCGCAAATTCCCCGACCTGAACAAGGCGGTCAAACGCGACCCGCGCACCAATATGCGCTCCGCTACGAACAACTGGGACTTCTGGACGCTGCTGCCCGAAGCCCTGCACCAAGTCACTATCGTCATGAGCGACCGCGGCATCCCCGCCAGCTACCGCCATATGCACGGCTTCGGTTCGCATACTTACAGCTTCTGGAACGAAGCGGGCGAACGTTTTTGGGTGAAATTTCATTTCCGCAGCCAGCAAGGCATTAAAAACCTGACCAACGAAGAAGCCGCAAAAATCATCGCCGACGACCGCGAAAGCCACCAGCGCGACCTGTACGAAGCCATCGAACGCGGCGAGTTTCCGAAATGGACGATGTACATCCAAGTCATGCCTGAAGCCGATGCGGAAAAAGTGCCGTATCATCCCTTCGACCTGACCAAAGTTTGGCCGAAAAAAGACTATCCGTTGATCGAAGTGGGCGAATTCGAGTTGAACCGCAATCCCGAAAACTTCTTCGCCGATGTGGAACAATCCGCCTTCGCACCGAGCAACCTTGTTCCCGGTATCGGCGCCAGCCCCGACAAAATGCTGCAGGCCCGTTTGTTTAATTACGCCGACGCGCAACGCTACCGCCTGGGGGTGAACTTCCGCCAAATCCCCGTCAACCGCCCGCGTTGCCCCGTCCACAGCAACCAGCGCGACGGACAAGGCCGTGCCGACGGCAACTACGGCAGCCTGCCGCACTACGAACCCAACAGCTTCGGCCAATGGCAGCAACAGCCCGACTTCGCCGAACCGCCTTTGAAAATCAGCGGCGACGCGGCGCACTGGGACTACCGCCAAGACGATGACGACTACTTCAGCCAACCGCGCGCCTTGTTTAACCTGATGAACGACGCGCAGAAACAGGCTTTGTTCGACAACACCGCCGCAGCCATGGGCGACGCCCCCGACTTCATCAAATACCGCCACATCCGCAACTGCCACCTTTGCGACCCTGCCTACGGCGAAGGCGTGGCGAAAGCCTTGGGGCTGACCGTTGAAGACGCACAAGCCGCCCGCGCGACCGACCCTGCATTGGGTCAGCCAGGGTTGCTGTAA
- the fhuB gene encoding Fe(3+)-hydroxamate ABC transporter permease FhuB, whose product MVKIFRRPLPILAAALAISCALTAFWILKLEWTLPWLRLFDRPDSLPLDALMVQNNTLPRMAMALLAGGSTAIATMLMQQLMRNPLASDSTLAVSSGAQAALVAATVFAPSFLAYGTSAVAFAGAAAALGAVLRLSARRALQPLSVVLAGLVVSLYLGSLTGIVMLFFSEETRGVMQWGSGSLVQDSWRDTLGLLWRIAVAAILTAFLIKPLNIMSLGDTQAESAGIPVKKIRLLSLAVAAFLSAGVVGFVGMMGFVGLAAATLVRQMGVRTLSMRLICSFIVGALLLMLTDNGLMLLKHYRGTDLPAGAVTALVGAPLLLWLTAKAPPRPSFQTTSDISTAAPHVPRLLRFLPLIAVAVSVLAFTVGRYDETLRLTIDPEYFVFRYPRVLLAAATGTMLALTGVILQRLTQNPMAGPELLGISSGTAFGAMAVVMLFGITSGSGWFWLTGIVSALVSLGLLMLFNRKNGFTPEKILLTGMALAALADAAIRIWTASGDFRVQLLLLWMSGSTYQATPESALTVGLLAVASLLLILPLQRWLGLLSLNATIARSVGINVPLARLVLIVSSAALTALSTLLIGPLSFVGLLAPHLARMLGARLPKQQLAAAALIGASVMMTADWLGRQVMFPYEVPAGMMATLIGGAYFMMMMRKL is encoded by the coding sequence ATGGTAAAGATTTTCAGACGACCCCTGCCTATCCTTGCCGCCGCGTTGGCAATATCGTGCGCGCTGACGGCGTTTTGGATATTGAAGCTGGAATGGACGCTGCCGTGGCTGCGGCTGTTTGACCGTCCCGACAGCCTGCCTTTGGACGCGCTGATGGTGCAGAACAACACCCTGCCCCGCATGGCGATGGCGCTGCTCGCGGGCGGCAGTACGGCGATAGCGACCATGCTGATGCAGCAGTTGATGCGCAATCCGCTCGCATCCGACAGTACGCTGGCAGTTAGCAGCGGCGCGCAGGCGGCTTTGGTGGCGGCGACCGTGTTCGCCCCTTCCTTCCTTGCCTACGGCACGTCCGCCGTGGCGTTTGCCGGCGCAGCGGCGGCTTTGGGCGCGGTATTGCGGTTGTCGGCACGGCGCGCCCTGCAACCGCTCAGCGTCGTGCTGGCGGGTTTGGTGGTCAGCCTGTATCTGGGTTCCCTCACCGGTATCGTGATGCTGTTTTTCAGCGAAGAGACGCGCGGCGTGATGCAGTGGGGCAGCGGCTCCCTGGTGCAGGACAGTTGGCGCGATACGTTGGGGCTTTTGTGGCGGATTGCCGTTGCCGCCATACTTACCGCCTTTTTAATCAAACCGTTAAACATCATGAGCCTGGGCGACACGCAGGCGGAATCGGCAGGCATACCGGTGAAGAAAATCCGCCTGCTGTCTTTGGCGGTTGCTGCATTTTTGAGTGCGGGCGTGGTCGGCTTTGTCGGCATGATGGGCTTTGTCGGATTGGCGGCGGCGACGCTGGTGCGGCAAATGGGCGTACGCACGCTGTCCATGCGCCTGATTTGTTCCTTCATCGTCGGCGCACTGCTTTTGATGCTGACGGACAACGGCCTGATGCTGCTGAAACACTACCGCGGCACCGATCTGCCCGCCGGCGCTGTAACTGCCCTCGTCGGCGCGCCGCTTTTGTTGTGGCTGACGGCGAAAGCACCTCCGCGTCCTTCGTTTCAGACGACCTCCGATATTTCAACCGCCGCGCCGCACGTCCCGCGCCTCTTGCGTTTTCTGCCGCTTATCGCCGTCGCCGTATCGGTATTGGCGTTTACGGTCGGACGCTATGACGAAACCCTGCGCCTGACCATAGACCCGGAATATTTCGTATTCCGCTACCCGCGCGTGCTGCTCGCCGCCGCCACCGGCACCATGCTCGCGTTGACCGGTGTCATACTGCAAAGGCTGACGCAAAACCCGATGGCGGGCCCCGAACTCTTGGGCATCAGCTCCGGAACGGCATTCGGCGCGATGGCGGTAGTAATGCTGTTCGGCATTACCTCGGGCAGCGGCTGGTTTTGGCTGACAGGTATCGTTTCCGCTCTCGTATCCTTGGGGCTGTTGATGCTGTTCAACCGCAAAAACGGATTTACCCCCGAAAAAATCCTGCTTACCGGCATGGCGCTGGCCGCACTCGCCGATGCCGCCATCCGCATTTGGACGGCAAGCGGCGATTTCCGCGTACAACTGCTTTTATTGTGGATGTCAGGTTCGACCTATCAGGCAACGCCCGAATCCGCCCTTACCGTCGGCCTCCTCGCCGTCGCCTCGCTCCTCCTCATCCTCCCGCTGCAACGCTGGCTCGGACTGCTCAGCCTGAACGCGACAATCGCCCGCTCCGTCGGCATCAACGTCCCCCTCGCACGGCTGGTGCTGATCGTCTCAAGCGCAGCGTTAACCGCCTTATCCACCCTGCTTATCGGCCCCTTGAGCTTCGTCGGACTGCTTGCGCCGCATCTGGCCCGTATGCTCGGCGCACGCCTGCCCAAACAGCAACTTGCCGCCGCCGCACTCATCGGCGCATCGGTTATGATGACGGCCGACTGGCTGGGCAGGCAGGTAATGTTCCCTTACGAAGTCCCCGCCGGAATGATGGCCACGCTCATAGGCGGCGCATATTTCATGATGATGATGCGCAAGCTTTAA
- a CDS encoding iron-siderophore ABC transporter substrate-binding protein, whose amino-acid sequence MSHRFSDDIPRLAARLFFTAALLFSLPAPAAPRVATSDWTVAETLTAMGHPPVSVADRRVYDTWVNHPPLPAAVKEAGLRFQPNLERLYQIKPDFFVQSSWYAAAKSQFEKIAPVREVDFGTAKGIEYAHTVEATRRLGKIIGDPAAAEKLIAGTENLFARAKPALSAYRGRPFAVVQFADGRHLRIYGKTSLFQAVFDKLELNNAWTGKSNEWGFENITLLDLAKLPPDTLLIIVKPHPQNTHATLEKSALWQRLPFSRPANRRIFEPSWSYGALPSMQRFTLQLMRSMSSENPSAQKEVAW is encoded by the coding sequence ATGTCCCACCGCTTTTCAGACGACATTCCCCGCCTTGCCGCACGGCTGTTTTTTACCGCCGCCCTCCTGTTTTCCCTGCCTGCACCCGCCGCACCGCGCGTGGCGACTTCGGACTGGACGGTCGCCGAAACACTGACGGCGATGGGGCATCCGCCCGTCAGCGTCGCCGACCGCCGCGTGTACGATACCTGGGTGAACCATCCGCCGCTGCCTGCTGCCGTCAAGGAAGCGGGGCTGCGCTTCCAGCCGAATTTGGAGCGGCTGTATCAGATAAAGCCTGATTTTTTCGTGCAATCTTCCTGGTATGCCGCCGCCAAGTCCCAGTTTGAAAAAATCGCCCCGGTACGCGAAGTGGATTTCGGCACGGCAAAAGGCATCGAATATGCCCACACGGTCGAAGCCACGCGCAGGCTGGGTAAAATCATCGGCGACCCTGCCGCTGCCGAAAAGCTGATTGCCGGTACGGAAAACCTGTTTGCCCGCGCCAAACCCGCGCTTTCGGCATATCGCGGCCGCCCGTTTGCGGTGGTGCAGTTTGCCGACGGGCGGCATTTGCGGATTTACGGCAAGACTTCGCTGTTTCAGGCCGTGTTCGACAAATTGGAGCTGAACAATGCCTGGACGGGCAAAAGCAACGAATGGGGTTTCGAAAACATCACGCTTTTAGATTTAGCAAAGCTGCCGCCGGACACACTGCTGATCATCGTCAAACCGCATCCTCAAAATACACATGCAACGCTCGAAAAAAGCGCGCTTTGGCAACGCCTGCCGTTCAGCCGCCCTGCAAACCGCCGCATCTTCGAGCCGTCGTGGAGCTACGGCGCGCTGCCGTCCATGCAGCGTTTCACTTTGCAACTGATGCGTTCGATGTCGTCTGAAAACCCGTCCGCACAAAAGGAAGTCGCATGGTAA
- a CDS encoding ABC transporter ATP-binding protein, with protein MFQLQNASFAVPGRTLLHDISLSFEPNKVYGLIGHNGSGKSTLLKLLTRQHEPAGGRILLNDKEIRAYSARAYAKEVAYLPQHLPAATALTARELVMMGRYAWSGLLGRTNDADRQAVEQALRLTHTEKFADQIVDTLSGGERSRVWLAMCLAQQSRFLLLDEPLAALDIAHQIDVMALVRKLSRDLGLGVIIVIHDINLAAQYCDELVALKQGRLLKTGKPADIMTAEVLKDIYSVDMNIIAHPENGRPVALP; from the coding sequence GTGTTCCAACTACAAAACGCCTCATTTGCCGTGCCCGGGCGCACCCTGCTGCACGATATTTCCCTCTCTTTCGAACCGAACAAGGTTTACGGCCTCATCGGTCATAACGGCTCGGGCAAGTCCACGCTGTTGAAACTGCTCACCCGCCAGCATGAACCCGCAGGCGGCAGGATATTGCTGAACGACAAAGAAATACGCGCCTATTCCGCCCGCGCATACGCCAAAGAAGTCGCCTATCTTCCGCAGCACCTGCCCGCCGCCACCGCGCTGACCGCGCGCGAGCTGGTTATGATGGGGCGTTATGCCTGGAGCGGGCTTTTAGGACGCACGAACGATGCGGACAGACAGGCGGTGGAACAGGCGTTGCGGCTGACGCATACGGAAAAATTTGCCGATCAAATCGTCGATACGCTTTCGGGTGGCGAACGTTCGCGCGTCTGGCTGGCGATGTGCCTGGCGCAGCAAAGCCGCTTTTTGCTGCTGGACGAACCGCTTGCCGCTTTGGACATCGCCCACCAAATCGACGTGATGGCACTGGTGCGCAAGCTGTCTCGCGATTTGGGTTTGGGCGTCATCATCGTCATCCACGACATTAATCTGGCGGCGCAGTATTGCGATGAACTGGTCGCGCTCAAACAGGGACGGCTATTAAAAACGGGCAAACCCGCCGACATCATGACCGCAGAAGTGTTGAAAGACATTTACAGCGTCGATATGAACATCATCGCCCATCCTGAAAACGGCCGCCCCGTGGCATTGCCTTGA
- a CDS encoding siderophore ferric iron reductase: MSLPNTLAIQDIIRFCVLALPALDGDARPSETEADSREAEIMASAFGRLSVAHPEAGAVYWACRTWLLWMWQPVYLGVWAASVKGASPDFSGFAHTFDGLFTARFGIAVQDCTVRLRQEAVSRTATDLKAYLYASLPLIRPHYPLGAKLAEYFLGDAVLKALSAAHALRLLSRGETEMLARQWQDALAVRCNGALVWDGETQGFQAQLAACCQHYRREDGEFCSGCPKTRP; the protein is encoded by the coding sequence ATGAGCCTCCCAAACACTCTCGCCATCCAAGACATCATCCGTTTCTGCGTCCTTGCGCTGCCTGCTTTGGACGGCGATGCGAGGCCGTCTGAAACAGAGGCGGACAGTCGCGAAGCGGAGATCATGGCATCGGCGTTCGGCAGGCTCTCCGTGGCACATCCTGAAGCAGGGGCGGTCTATTGGGCTTGCCGCACTTGGCTTTTATGGATGTGGCAGCCGGTTTATCTGGGTGTGTGGGCGGCATCGGTCAAAGGTGCATCGCCCGATTTTTCAGGTTTTGCCCACACTTTCGACGGGCTGTTTACCGCACGTTTCGGCATTGCGGTGCAGGATTGTACGGTGCGGCTCAGGCAGGAAGCCGTTTCACGAACCGCCACAGATTTGAAAGCCTATCTGTACGCCTCGCTGCCGCTGATTCGTCCGCATTATCCTTTGGGTGCGAAGCTGGCGGAATATTTCCTCGGCGATGCGGTGCTCAAAGCTCTGTCTGCCGCACATGCCCTGCGCCTGCTCTCGCGCGGTGAAACGGAAATGCTGGCGCGGCAATGGCAGGATGCTTTGGCGGTACGCTGCAACGGCGCGCTGGTGTGGGACGGGGAAACACAGGGGTTTCAGGCACAACTGGCCGCCTGCTGCCAACACTACCGTCGGGAAGACGGGGAATTTTGCAGCGGTTGTCCGAAAACGCGGCCTTAG
- a CDS encoding TonB-dependent receptor has product MIKPASRLSILSLSLLAVSAAFASDEPQARETAELETITVTASADASKGGLIPAFKGGQVARGSRVGILGNKKNLESPFSNTAYTNRLIQDKHARSVGDVLQNDPTVRVARGYGNFQEAYFIRGFAAESDDTMYNGLYGILPRQYIATELFERVEVQRGASAFLNGMAPGGNNIGGTVSVLPKRASNEGLNRLTANYGAGKRGGLAADVARRFGQNQEFGVRVNAAHHNGKTAIDDEKSKLSLVNVGLDWRNENARLSADLGWQDNKLKATRTNVTLSGLTAVPAAPDASSNWAQPWTYSNERDWFGTMRGEYDFNDNLTAYAAYGFRRSKENNSLANLTVRNVNGDGSIYRFDNARKDKIDTGEIGLRGKFNTGAVGHEWTAAANRFQSSRKNAYIMDWGNQYTTNLYNPSRYPQPAAADPLYSGNDMGNPAVTGKTRLTSFALGDTFSLWDKRLQFTLGARWQQLHNESYAYNTGMQTEDYKKSRISPAAGAVYRITPNWSVYGNYIESLSQGATAASSATVNGTAYTVSNANESLKPFVSKQKEIGTKYEAGGFGAGLTLFHTDKPRSLYVVENNTARLTSEGKDRHQGAEITVYGEVAPGVKLLGGVTLLDAKQKSTGSSSTDGKRTIGVAKTQANIGLEWEVPKVQGLAFDGRMVYTGSSYADAANTLKVGGWTRFDLGARYRTQIGRHEATFRARLDNVANKKYWASVGGYPGSGYLNAGAPRSFSLSASVDF; this is encoded by the coding sequence ATGATTAAGCCCGCTTCCAGACTCAGCATCCTCAGCCTCTCCCTCCTTGCCGTTTCGGCGGCATTTGCCTCAGACGAACCCCAAGCCCGAGAAACCGCCGAACTCGAAACCATCACTGTAACCGCCAGCGCGGACGCATCCAAGGGCGGTTTGATTCCTGCATTTAAGGGCGGACAGGTGGCGCGCGGCAGCCGCGTGGGTATTTTGGGCAATAAAAAAAACCTAGAATCGCCGTTCTCCAATACTGCTTACACCAATAGGCTGATTCAGGACAAACATGCGCGCAGCGTCGGCGACGTACTGCAAAACGACCCGACCGTCCGCGTTGCGCGCGGTTACGGCAATTTTCAGGAAGCCTATTTCATACGCGGCTTTGCCGCCGAATCGGACGATACCATGTACAACGGCCTTTACGGCATCCTGCCGCGCCAATACATCGCCACCGAGCTTTTCGAACGCGTGGAAGTCCAGCGCGGCGCATCCGCCTTCTTAAACGGCATGGCGCCGGGCGGCAACAATATCGGCGGCACGGTATCCGTATTGCCCAAACGCGCGTCCAATGAAGGATTGAACCGGCTGACTGCCAATTACGGCGCGGGAAAACGCGGTGGTTTGGCGGCGGACGTGGCGCGCCGTTTCGGACAAAATCAGGAATTCGGCGTGCGCGTCAATGCGGCGCACCATAACGGCAAAACCGCAATAGACGACGAAAAGTCCAAACTCAGCCTGGTCAATGTCGGCCTAGACTGGCGCAATGAAAATGCCCGCCTGTCCGCCGATTTGGGCTGGCAGGACAACAAGCTCAAAGCCACGCGTACCAATGTTACCCTGTCAGGCCTGACCGCCGTGCCGGCCGCGCCTGATGCCTCGTCCAACTGGGCGCAGCCGTGGACGTATTCCAACGAGCGCGACTGGTTCGGCACAATGCGCGGCGAATACGATTTCAACGACAACCTGACTGCCTACGCCGCCTATGGCTTCCGCCGCAGCAAGGAAAACAATTCTCTGGCAAACCTGACTGTCCGCAATGTCAACGGCGACGGATCGATTTACCGCTTCGACAACGCGCGTAAGGATAAAATCGACACGGGCGAAATCGGTTTGCGCGGCAAATTCAATACGGGCGCGGTAGGGCACGAATGGACCGCCGCCGCCAACCGTTTCCAATCCTCGCGCAAAAACGCTTACATCATGGATTGGGGCAACCAATATACGACCAACCTCTACAACCCGTCCCGCTATCCGCAACCCGCAGCCGCCGACCCGCTGTATTCGGGCAACGACATGGGCAATCCTGCTGTTACCGGCAAAACACGCCTGACCAGCTTCGCCTTGGGTGACACCTTCAGCCTTTGGGACAAACGCCTGCAATTCACGCTCGGCGCACGCTGGCAGCAGCTTCACAATGAAAGCTACGCCTACAATACAGGCATGCAAACCGAAGACTACAAAAAATCGCGCATCAGCCCTGCCGCCGGCGCGGTTTACCGCATCACGCCCAACTGGTCGGTTTACGGCAACTACATCGAAAGCCTGAGCCAAGGCGCGACCGCCGCCTCAAGCGCGACCGTCAACGGTACGGCCTACACCGTCAGCAATGCCAACGAATCGCTGAAACCCTTTGTCTCCAAACAAAAGGAAATCGGCACCAAATATGAAGCAGGCGGTTTCGGCGCAGGCCTGACGCTCTTCCACACCGACAAACCGCGTTCGCTCTACGTTGTCGAAAACAACACCGCCCGTCTCACTTCCGAAGGCAAAGACCGCCACCAAGGTGCGGAAATCACCGTTTACGGCGAAGTTGCCCCGGGCGTGAAACTCTTGGGCGGCGTAACCCTGCTCGATGCCAAACAGAAATCCACCGGCTCGTCCTCGACCGACGGCAAACGCACCATCGGTGTGGCCAAAACCCAGGCCAACATCGGCTTGGAATGGGAAGTGCCGAAAGTGCAGGGGCTGGCGTTTGACGGCCGCATGGTCTATACCGGCTCTTCCTACGCCGACGCCGCCAACACGCTCAAAGTCGGCGGCTGGACACGCTTCGACCTCGGCGCACGCTACCGCACCCAAATCGGCAGGCACGAAGCCACCTTCCGCGCCCGCCTCGATAATGTTGCCAACAAGAAATACTGGGCATCCGTCGGCGGCTATCCCGGCAGCGGCTACCTGAACGCCGGCGCGCCGCGCAGCTTCTCCCTGTCGGCATCCGTCGATTTTTAA
- a CDS encoding valine--pyruvate transaminase: MQFSAFGEKFTQHSGILQLMDDLGDALKSDKPVNMLGGGNPARIAEVNAVFADVFSKLAAEHAVENIGNYSNPQGDAALIDALTAFLNREYGWNLTADNIALTNGSQNAFFYLFNLFGGKFKVSDDLSVEKAILLPLAPEYIGYADVHVEGQHFVSVKPKIEAVEHEGEAGFFKYRVDFDALESLPELKEGKIGAICCSRPTNPTGNVLTDGEMARLDALAQEHGIPLIIDNAYGMPFPNIIYSDVTLNWHENIILCFSLSKVGLPGVRTGIIVAAPEVVKAISSLNAIVNLSPTRFGAAIATPLLQDGRLKQLSDDVIRPFYRNQAQTAVSLLKRELGAYPLKIHKPEGAIFLWLWFENLPVSSQTLYEMLKAEGTLIIPGEHFFVGIDTQDYPHARECIRMSIAQDAQTLEKGIAAIGRVVRGLYDAA; this comes from the coding sequence GAAATCCGGCGCGGATCGCCGAAGTCAATGCCGTGTTCGCCGACGTATTTTCCAAGCTGGCGGCGGAACACGCCGTCGAGAACATCGGCAACTACTCCAACCCCCAAGGCGATGCCGCGCTGATTGACGCGCTGACCGCTTTCCTCAACCGCGAATACGGCTGGAACCTGACCGCCGACAATATCGCGCTGACCAACGGTTCGCAGAACGCGTTTTTCTATCTTTTCAACCTCTTCGGCGGCAAATTCAAGGTTTCAGACGACCTTTCCGTAGAGAAAGCCATCCTGCTGCCGCTCGCGCCTGAATACATCGGCTATGCCGACGTGCATGTCGAAGGGCAGCACTTCGTTTCCGTCAAACCGAAAATCGAAGCTGTCGAGCACGAAGGCGAAGCAGGCTTCTTCAAATACCGCGTGGACTTTGACGCATTGGAAAGCCTGCCCGAGCTGAAAGAAGGCAAAATCGGCGCGATTTGTTGTTCACGCCCGACCAACCCGACCGGCAACGTGCTGACCGACGGAGAAATGGCGCGACTGGACGCTTTGGCGCAAGAACACGGCATTCCGCTGATTATCGACAACGCCTACGGAATGCCGTTCCCCAACATCATTTACAGCGACGTGACGCTGAATTGGCACGAAAACATCATCCTCTGCTTCAGCTTGTCCAAAGTCGGCTTACCGGGCGTGCGCACCGGCATCATCGTCGCCGCGCCCGAAGTCGTCAAAGCCATCAGCAGCCTGAACGCGATTGTGAACCTGTCGCCCACCCGCTTCGGCGCAGCCATCGCAACGCCGCTGTTGCAGGACGGTCGTCTGAAACAGCTTTCAGACGACGTCATCCGGCCGTTTTACCGCAATCAGGCGCAAACTGCCGTCTCGCTGCTCAAGCGCGAGCTGGGCGCGTATCCGCTGAAAATCCACAAGCCCGAAGGCGCGATTTTCCTGTGGCTCTGGTTTGAAAACTTGCCCGTTTCATCGCAAACCCTGTATGAAATGCTCAAAGCCGAAGGCACGCTGATTATTCCGGGCGAACATTTCTTCGTCGGCATCGACACGCAGGATTACCCGCACGCCCGCGAGTGCATCCGCATGAGCATTGCGCAGGACGCTCAAACGCTGGAAAAAGGCATCGCCGCCATCGGCAGGGTGGTGCGCGGTTTGTACGACGCGGCGTAA